Proteins co-encoded in one Halorussus lipolyticus genomic window:
- a CDS encoding heavy metal translocating P-type ATPase translates to MSETTNDGLETNEECVETSGAVHDESLTADSSPVDTPGECTLCGLPTGDSPVTDRDSPGGYCCRGCLEIARTLDDVESADPEEVREDRATDTGGVEEAPDDADQTYLSVEGMHCATCETFIESAAADAEGVHAAEASYATDMLRVAYDDETDLDGLTRKLGRYGYAVGDPESDSGDDDRTDTQIVRFLLGGGIFGMMVMVWYLLFLYPTYLGYDPLVDLGGFDGLYLFGNVWLMSSIVLFYTGYPILRGAVVSLRAGQPNMDLLVSLAAVSSYLYSAVAVLVGRTHVYFDVSVAIVLVVTLGNYYEDRIKRKAASGLSELTSARVSEATRVTGDGEQEAVPVADLAPGEEVLVRPGERIPVDGEVVSGTAAVDESLVTGESLPETRRPGDSVVGGTVVTDEPLVVEVGESAESTLDRLVDLLWEIQSSRSGVQRLADKLATLFVPTVALLAVAATGWRLVSGAPVADALLAGLTVLIVSCPCALGLATPLAVASGIREAADEGVVVASDAVFESAPETDVVVLDKTGTLTDGQMAVQDVAVSSAGAEVDADDVLARAAALERYSAHPIADAIAEAGSEETGTADTTGSAETGTPAVAIDPESVAVHDRGVTGQFTGELAGVETAVGHPDLLAERGFAFSSDLRCAVESAREDGRVPVAVGWDGRVRGVVAVGDSPREGWREAVADIAGADAGRDVVVLTGDHERAVGQFRADPNVSEVFAGVPPEAKAETVERLRSRGTVAMVGDGSNDAPALAVADIGIALGTGTDLAGDAADAVVVDGGLDAVASVFAVAKGTNRRIRTNLGWAFLYNAVAVPLAILGLLNPLFAAVAMGTSSLVVVANSARSLR, encoded by the coding sequence ATGAGTGAGACAACTAACGACGGCCTAGAGACAAACGAGGAGTGTGTCGAAACGTCCGGAGCGGTCCATGACGAGTCGCTAACCGCCGACTCGAGTCCCGTGGATACCCCCGGCGAGTGTACTCTGTGTGGCCTGCCGACCGGCGATTCCCCGGTGACAGACCGTGATTCCCCCGGTGGCTACTGTTGTCGGGGGTGTCTGGAAATCGCTCGGACGCTTGACGACGTGGAGTCGGCCGACCCCGAGGAGGTCCGCGAGGACCGCGCGACCGACACAGGCGGGGTCGAGGAGGCCCCCGACGACGCCGACCAGACCTACCTCTCGGTCGAGGGGATGCACTGCGCGACCTGCGAGACGTTCATCGAGTCGGCGGCGGCCGACGCCGAGGGCGTCCACGCCGCCGAGGCCAGTTACGCCACCGACATGCTCCGGGTCGCCTACGACGACGAGACCGACCTCGACGGCCTCACCCGGAAACTCGGCCGGTACGGCTACGCGGTCGGCGACCCCGAGAGCGATTCCGGCGACGACGACCGGACCGACACCCAAATCGTCCGGTTCCTGCTCGGGGGCGGCATCTTCGGCATGATGGTGATGGTGTGGTACCTTCTGTTTCTCTACCCGACCTACCTCGGTTACGACCCGCTGGTCGATTTGGGCGGGTTCGACGGTCTCTACCTGTTCGGCAACGTCTGGTTGATGTCGTCCATCGTGCTGTTCTACACCGGCTATCCCATCCTGCGGGGCGCAGTCGTCAGCCTTCGGGCGGGCCAACCCAACATGGACCTGCTGGTCTCGCTGGCGGCGGTGAGTTCCTACCTCTACAGCGCCGTGGCGGTCCTCGTCGGCCGCACCCACGTCTACTTCGACGTGTCGGTCGCCATCGTGCTGGTCGTGACGCTGGGCAACTACTACGAGGACCGCATCAAGCGCAAGGCCGCCAGCGGCCTCTCGGAACTCACGAGCGCCAGAGTCTCGGAAGCGACTCGCGTGACCGGCGACGGCGAACAGGAGGCAGTCCCGGTCGCCGACCTCGCGCCCGGCGAGGAGGTACTGGTCCGCCCCGGCGAGCGCATCCCGGTTGACGGCGAAGTCGTCTCCGGCACCGCGGCGGTGGACGAATCGCTCGTGACCGGCGAATCCCTCCCGGAGACCCGCAGGCCCGGCGATTCGGTCGTCGGGGGCACCGTCGTCACCGACGAACCGCTCGTGGTCGAAGTCGGCGAGTCAGCCGAAAGCACGCTCGACAGACTCGTGGACCTCCTCTGGGAGATTCAGAGTTCCCGGTCGGGCGTCCAGCGCCTCGCCGACAAACTGGCGACCCTGTTCGTCCCGACCGTCGCCCTCCTCGCGGTGGCCGCGACCGGGTGGCGACTCGTCTCCGGCGCGCCGGTCGCCGACGCCCTGCTGGCGGGCCTGACGGTCCTCATCGTCTCGTGTCCCTGCGCACTCGGTCTCGCCACGCCGCTGGCCGTGGCTTCCGGCATCCGCGAGGCCGCCGACGAGGGCGTCGTGGTGGCCTCGGACGCGGTGTTCGAGTCCGCCCCGGAGACCGACGTGGTGGTCCTCGACAAGACCGGGACACTGACCGACGGCCAGATGGCGGTGCAGGACGTGGCCGTCTCCTCGGCGGGCGCGGAAGTCGATGCCGACGACGTGCTGGCCCGCGCCGCGGCGCTCGAACGCTACTCGGCGCACCCGATTGCGGATGCCATCGCGGAGGCCGGTAGCGAGGAGACCGGAACCGCCGACACCACCGGGTCTGCAGAAACCGGGACTCCGGCGGTCGCAATCGACCCCGAGAGCGTCGCGGTCCACGACCGAGGAGTCACGGGCCAGTTCACCGGTGAACTCGCGGGGGTCGAGACGGCGGTCGGCCACCCTGACCTGCTTGCCGAGCGGGGATTCGCGTTCTCCTCGGACCTCCGGTGCGCGGTCGAATCGGCCCGCGAGGACGGGCGGGTTCCCGTCGCAGTCGGGTGGGACGGCCGGGTCCGGGGCGTCGTGGCAGTCGGCGATAGCCCCCGAGAGGGGTGGCGCGAGGCCGTCGCCGACATCGCTGGGGCCGACGCCGGGCGCGATGTGGTGGTCCTCACCGGCGACCACGAGCGCGCCGTGGGGCAGTTCCGCGCCGACCCGAACGTCTCGGAGGTCTTCGCCGGGGTGCCCCCGGAGGCCAAGGCCGAGACGGTCGAGCGCCTCCGGTCCCGCGGCACGGTGGCGATGGTCGGCGACGGAAGCAACGACGCCCCCGCGCTGGCCGTCGCCGACATCGGCATCGCGCTCGGAACCGGGACCGACCTCGCGGGCGACGCCGCCGACGCGGTGGTCGTGGACGGCGGCCTCGACGCCGTGGCCTCGGTGTTCGCCGTGGCGAAGGGGACCAACCGGCGCATCCGGACCAACCTCGGGTGGGCCTTCCTCTACAACGCCGTGGCCGTCCCGCTGGCGATTCTGGGACTGCTGAACCCGCTCTTTGCGGCGGTGGCGATGGGCACCAGCAGTCTCGTCGTCGTGGCGAACTCGGCGCGGTCCTTGCGGTAG
- a CDS encoding PAS domain S-box protein, with translation MRGPEEHSSDGEQAGPPALGEGFFEELVARSSDAVITADADGRIVYANDEVERLLGYAPEDLHGREFVEFVPDRLRDRYDGWFDRYAEGDAGTPIGRESFEVTWLTADGDEMRLSVSAFVHGDDEAFFTGFVREAPTHSHSVERLREEEALIEEIFDTSPVAFAVRDAEGNLLRANERAAELVGVGSDELVSDGDDDWTVYDTDGEPLSDDEYPVEQVLETGDPVYNEEVLVEQPNGKRVHLSVSAAPVHDDGEVRRVVSAAEDITELKQTQFELEQRRDELETELSEVFSRVTDAFFALDTDWNFTYVNDEAEQLLRRSEEDLLGESVWEKFSAAVGTTFQREYERAMDDQEPVSFAEYYPPLSTWFEVRAYPSQTGLSVYFQDVTERKERERELERYETIVETVEDGIYVVDSDNEFSMVNSAFAELVGYDEAELVGTDPSRLYDDETRETAVRLMREIIDGERSSATIEHPLRTADGGSFSAETTFVVRETEENEYERVGVTRDITERKERERELQNRVEQQRVLSEFSQYALQARSLDDLFDRAVELVADVLGHDYCKVLELYPEQNELLLRNGVGWREGIVGEATVANDRGSQAGYTLLAEEPVVVEDLDAEDRFSGPELLTSHGVESGISTIIGTPDDIWGILGTHHTESRTYADHDVQFVQSIAHILLTSIQRQRHEEALRERNERLDAFASMLAHELRNPLEIAQIYLDMGIESVGRREVEGEDDDDATSAFREVERALDRIEEMIDTLLVVTRRGGDVDSTEPVALGEMAAEWWDEVDPDGSLEAEADREILADPSRLRQLLENLYRNAAEHGGPDVTVTVGDLGDTSGDGSGTTGFYVADDGPGVPAEDRDRIFDPGYSTSNVGIGFGLAVVQQLVEAHDWECKVTESEDGGARFEFRGVETPE, from the coding sequence ATGAGGGGTCCCGAGGAGCACTCGTCGGACGGCGAACAGGCAGGTCCTCCGGCGCTCGGTGAGGGGTTTTTCGAGGAGTTAGTCGCTCGGTCCAGTGATGCCGTGATTACGGCCGACGCCGACGGGCGAATCGTCTACGCCAACGACGAGGTTGAGCGACTCCTCGGCTACGCGCCCGAGGACCTCCACGGCCGGGAGTTCGTGGAGTTCGTGCCGGACCGACTTCGGGACCGCTACGACGGGTGGTTCGACCGCTACGCCGAGGGCGACGCCGGAACCCCCATCGGCAGGGAGTCGTTCGAGGTGACGTGGCTGACCGCCGACGGCGACGAGATGCGCCTCTCGGTGTCGGCGTTCGTCCACGGCGACGACGAAGCCTTCTTCACCGGATTCGTCAGGGAAGCGCCGACCCACAGCCACTCGGTCGAACGCCTCCGCGAGGAGGAGGCCCTCATCGAGGAGATTTTCGACACTAGTCCGGTCGCCTTCGCGGTCAGAGACGCCGAGGGGAATCTCCTCAGGGCGAACGAGCGGGCGGCCGAACTGGTCGGCGTCGGGTCGGACGAGTTGGTCTCGGACGGCGACGACGACTGGACCGTCTACGACACCGACGGCGAACCCCTGTCTGACGACGAGTATCCCGTCGAGCAGGTCCTCGAAACCGGCGACCCGGTGTACAACGAGGAGGTGCTGGTCGAGCAACCCAACGGCAAGCGCGTCCACCTCTCGGTCAGCGCCGCGCCGGTCCACGACGACGGTGAGGTTCGGCGGGTGGTCAGTGCGGCCGAGGACATCACGGAACTCAAACAGACCCAGTTCGAACTCGAACAGCGGCGCGACGAACTCGAAACCGAACTTTCCGAGGTGTTCAGCCGGGTCACGGACGCCTTCTTCGCGCTCGACACCGACTGGAATTTCACGTACGTTAACGACGAGGCCGAGCAACTCCTCCGGCGTAGCGAGGAGGACCTGCTGGGCGAGAGCGTCTGGGAGAAGTTCTCCGCGGCGGTGGGCACGACCTTCCAGCGCGAATACGAACGCGCCATGGACGACCAAGAGCCGGTGTCGTTTGCCGAGTACTACCCGCCGCTCTCGACGTGGTTCGAGGTCCGGGCCTACCCCTCCCAGACCGGTCTCTCGGTGTACTTTCAGGACGTGACCGAGCGCAAGGAGCGAGAGCGGGAACTCGAACGCTACGAGACCATCGTGGAGACGGTCGAGGACGGCATCTACGTCGTGGACTCGGACAACGAGTTCTCGATGGTGAACTCGGCGTTCGCCGAGTTGGTCGGCTACGACGAGGCGGAACTGGTCGGCACCGACCCCTCACGGCTCTACGACGACGAGACTCGGGAGACTGCGGTGAGACTCATGCGGGAGATAATCGACGGCGAGCGGTCGTCGGCGACCATCGAGCATCCCCTCCGGACCGCGGACGGCGGGTCGTTCTCGGCCGAGACCACCTTCGTCGTGCGAGAGACCGAGGAGAACGAGTACGAGCGCGTCGGGGTGACCCGCGACATCACCGAGCGCAAGGAGCGAGAGCGGGAGCTACAGAACCGCGTCGAGCAACAGCGCGTCCTCTCGGAGTTCTCCCAGTACGCCCTCCAAGCCCGGTCGCTGGACGATTTGTTCGACCGGGCGGTCGAACTCGTCGCCGACGTGTTGGGCCACGACTACTGCAAGGTGCTGGAACTCTATCCCGAACAGAACGAACTCCTGCTTCGGAACGGCGTCGGGTGGCGCGAGGGCATCGTCGGCGAGGCCACGGTCGCCAACGACCGCGGGTCGCAGGCGGGCTACACCCTGCTGGCCGAGGAGCCAGTCGTGGTCGAGGACTTGGACGCCGAGGACCGATTCTCGGGGCCGGAACTGCTGACCTCCCACGGCGTCGAGAGCGGTATCAGCACGATAATCGGCACCCCGGACGACATCTGGGGCATCCTCGGGACCCACCACACCGAGTCGCGGACCTACGCCGACCACGACGTGCAGTTCGTCCAGAGCATCGCCCACATCCTGCTGACCTCCATCCAGCGCCAGCGACACGAGGAGGCGCTCCGCGAGCGCAACGAGCGCCTCGACGCCTTCGCCAGCATGCTGGCCCACGAACTCCGCAACCCCCTCGAAATCGCCCAGATTTACCTCGACATGGGCATCGAAAGCGTCGGCAGGCGTGAGGTCGAGGGAGAGGACGACGACGACGCCACGTCGGCCTTCCGAGAGGTCGAACGCGCGCTGGACCGCATCGAGGAGATGATAGACACCCTGCTGGTCGTGACCCGGCGGGGCGGCGACGTGGACAGCACTGAACCGGTCGCGCTCGGCGAGATGGCCGCCGAGTGGTGGGACGAGGTGGACCCCGACGGGAGCCTCGAAGCCGAGGCCGACCGGGAGATTCTGGCCGACCCCTCGCGCCTGCGCCAACTCCTCGAAAACCTCTACCGGAACGCGGCGGAACACGGCGGCCCGGACGTGACGGTCACGGTCGGCGATTTGGGCGACACATCGGGCGATGGGTCGGGGACCACCGGGTTCTACGTCGCCGACGACGGGCCGGGTGTCCCCGCCGAGGACCGCGACCGGATATTCGACCCCGGCTACTCGACCAGCAACGTGGGCATCGGGTTCGGTCTCGCGGTGGTCCAGCAGTTGGTCGAGGCCCACGACTGGGAGTGCAAAGTCACCGAGAGCGAGGACGGCGGCGCGAGATTCGAGTTCCGGGGCGTCGAGACGCCGGAGTAG
- a CDS encoding cytochrome c oxidase subunit II: protein MEIHAYEKLWLGAALLLIVGFIATVSYGAIGAGVEMIDDEGGTVDPQALDEHPQFSEPGVYQSGPNEYEVYVIARQFAFQPGTGEPIRVPADSTVTFHVTSADVIHGFEVVGTNANTMAVPGQISTFTVEVEGPKEYGLLCNEYCGSAHHAMEGTMKVVPEDEFNASATAGGA, encoded by the coding sequence ATGGAGATACACGCTTACGAGAAACTCTGGCTCGGCGCGGCGCTGTTGCTCATCGTCGGCTTCATCGCCACCGTCTCCTACGGGGCAATCGGGGCCGGCGTCGAGATGATAGACGACGAGGGCGGGACGGTGGACCCGCAGGCCCTCGACGAACACCCCCAGTTTAGCGAACCCGGCGTCTACCAGTCCGGACCGAACGAGTACGAGGTGTACGTCATCGCCCGGCAGTTCGCGTTCCAACCCGGTACGGGCGAGCCGATTCGGGTCCCGGCCGACAGCACCGTGACCTTCCACGTGACCTCGGCCGACGTGATTCACGGCTTCGAGGTCGTCGGCACCAACGCCAACACCATGGCCGTCCCCGGACAGATTTCGACGTTCACAGTCGAAGTCGAGGGACCGAAGGAGTACGGTCTCCTCTGTAACGAGTACTGCGGGTCGGCCCACCACGCGATGGAGGGCACGATGAAGGTCGTCCCGGAAGACGAGTTCAACGCCAGCGCCACGGCGGGGGGTGCCTGA
- a CDS encoding sulfite exporter TauE/SafE family protein has protein sequence MFPLHGHGPALPTGTLDAAVFLVVGFLGGAHCLGMCGPLVSVYADRLRAQEETADDTLTLRQVRQHVLFNLGRTAGYAIVGAVLALVGGVTVGAMDRVLAAGTGVQATTAVLAGTFIAATGVTYVGGSAAHPSLGPVDSLFGKVSGVLTRRVDAFVGDARIAGLGLVHALLPCPITYPAYVYAFALGDPVRGAFLLSLVGLGTFPTLLVYGTVFGSLSASKRLHRLLGVAFVVLGYLMVAHGLVLLGIDVPRVSLPLPAPKYQPIG, from the coding sequence ATGTTCCCCCTGCACGGCCACGGACCGGCGCTCCCGACCGGAACCCTCGACGCCGCAGTGTTCCTCGTCGTCGGATTCCTCGGCGGTGCCCACTGCCTCGGCATGTGCGGACCGCTGGTGAGCGTCTACGCCGACCGACTCCGGGCGCAGGAGGAGACTGCCGACGACACCCTGACGCTCCGGCAGGTCCGCCAGCACGTCCTGTTCAATCTGGGGCGGACCGCTGGCTACGCGATTGTCGGGGCGGTGTTGGCGCTCGTCGGCGGGGTGACGGTCGGCGCGATGGACCGAGTTCTCGCGGCCGGAACCGGCGTGCAGGCGACGACGGCGGTCCTCGCGGGGACGTTCATCGCCGCCACTGGCGTCACCTACGTCGGCGGGTCGGCGGCCCACCCCTCGCTCGGCCCGGTCGATAGCCTGTTCGGCAAAGTGAGCGGGGTCTTGACCCGGCGGGTAGACGCCTTCGTCGGCGACGCTCGCATCGCGGGCCTCGGACTGGTCCACGCGCTCCTGCCGTGTCCCATCACCTACCCAGCCTACGTCTACGCCTTCGCGCTCGGCGACCCGGTTCGAGGGGCCTTCCTGCTGTCGCTGGTCGGTCTCGGGACCTTCCCGACCCTGCTGGTGTACGGAACCGTCTTCGGGTCGCTGTCGGCCAGCAAGCGACTGCACCGACTCCTCGGAGTCGCGTTCGTCGTGCTGGGCTACCTGATGGTCGCGCACGGACTGGTGCTGTTGGGAATCGACGTGCCGCGGGTGTCGCTTCCGCTCCCCGCGCCGAAGTACCAGCCGATAGGATAG
- a CDS encoding CbaC protein translates to MTLSRAQLLVLVAFSIPVAIELRVLFGFFGIDLPLVAVVAFEAVFLLLIAVAYMVGAEPKSATKH, encoded by the coding sequence ATGACGCTCTCGCGCGCCCAACTCCTCGTGCTGGTGGCGTTCAGCATCCCGGTCGCAATCGAGCTTCGGGTGCTGTTCGGCTTCTTCGGCATCGACCTACCGCTGGTGGCGGTCGTCGCCTTCGAGGCCGTCTTCCTGCTACTCATCGCCGTGGCGTACATGGTCGGCGCAGAACCGAAGTCGGCAACCAAGCACTGA
- a CDS encoding b(o/a)3-type cytochrome-c oxidase subunit 1, with product MATFVDRYPDEAAVVKACLTVSFTALAIGAFFGLVQALHRTDYFRFISSVDYYTVLTGHGVLLALVFTIFFLVGLFTWAVVQSLERPMPDIRLTWAWFGLTTTGAVFAAVAILAGLIPSIDMSADVLYTFYAPLQAHPLFYIGLAMFIVGTWLAGADWFLAYRDWRGDNPDERIPLQTFMVLTTMLMWYLSTLGVAVSVVVFLIPWSFGLVETVNPLLTRTLFWYFGHPVVYFWLMPAYLMWYTVLPKLAGGRLFSDPLARVVFVLFLLLSTPVGIHHQYLDPGIAEGFKFIAMTNTMFLLLPSLLTAFTVVASVEHGARQRGGKGYIKWLGALPWRDPAFTGMALAGAMFAAGGFSGMINAGMNINYLIHNTLWVPGHFHLTVGTAVALTMMAGSYWLVPQLTGKRLYSRPIGLLQVVMWFVGMVFMSNAMHRAGLVGIPRRTAEPQYQSFDFNAVIGTVGELQAQIALGGTLLFLSVVLFVFNILLSAIEDPIENPVDDSLPAPLSGASGSPRVLDDLRLWTAIAVVLVILAYTLPLASIVGDAGWFGNVPGVPVWVSANVEALGDLLREVVA from the coding sequence ATGGCGACGTTCGTAGACCGGTACCCCGACGAGGCCGCGGTCGTGAAGGCCTGCCTGACCGTCTCGTTCACCGCGCTGGCCATCGGCGCGTTCTTCGGACTGGTGCAGGCGCTTCACCGGACGGACTACTTCCGGTTCATCAGTTCGGTGGACTACTACACCGTGCTGACGGGCCACGGCGTCCTGCTGGCGCTGGTGTTCACCATCTTCTTCCTCGTCGGGTTGTTCACGTGGGCAGTCGTCCAGAGCCTCGAACGCCCGATGCCGGACATCAGGCTGACGTGGGCGTGGTTCGGACTGACCACGACCGGTGCCGTCTTCGCGGCAGTCGCAATCCTCGCAGGCCTGATTCCGAGCATCGACATGAGCGCCGACGTGCTGTACACGTTCTACGCTCCCCTGCAAGCCCATCCCCTGTTCTACATCGGACTGGCGATGTTCATCGTCGGGACGTGGCTGGCGGGGGCCGACTGGTTCCTCGCGTACCGCGACTGGCGCGGTGACAACCCCGACGAGCGCATCCCGCTCCAGACGTTCATGGTGCTGACGACCATGCTGATGTGGTACCTCTCGACGCTCGGCGTGGCGGTGTCGGTCGTCGTCTTCCTCATCCCGTGGTCGTTCGGTCTCGTGGAGACGGTCAACCCCCTGCTGACTCGGACGCTGTTCTGGTACTTCGGCCACCCCGTGGTGTACTTCTGGCTGATGCCGGCCTACCTGATGTGGTACACCGTCCTGCCGAAGTTGGCGGGCGGTCGGCTATTCAGCGACCCCCTCGCTCGGGTCGTGTTCGTGCTGTTCCTGCTCCTCTCGACGCCGGTCGGCATCCACCACCAGTATCTGGACCCCGGCATCGCGGAGGGCTTCAAGTTCATCGCCATGACCAACACCATGTTCCTCCTCCTGCCGAGTCTGCTGACCGCGTTCACCGTGGTCGCGTCGGTCGAACACGGTGCCCGCCAGCGCGGCGGCAAGGGGTACATCAAGTGGCTCGGCGCGCTCCCGTGGCGCGACCCGGCTTTCACTGGGATGGCGCTCGCCGGGGCGATGTTCGCGGCTGGCGGCTTCTCCGGCATGATTAACGCCGGGATGAACATCAACTACCTCATCCACAACACGCTGTGGGTGCCGGGCCACTTCCACCTGACCGTGGGTACCGCGGTGGCGCTCACGATGATGGCCGGGTCCTACTGGCTCGTCCCCCAACTCACGGGCAAGCGCCTCTACAGTCGGCCAATCGGTCTCCTGCAGGTCGTCATGTGGTTCGTCGGCATGGTGTTCATGTCGAACGCGATGCACCGGGCCGGACTGGTCGGCATCCCGCGCCGGACCGCCGAACCCCAGTACCAGAGCTTCGACTTCAACGCGGTCATCGGGACTGTCGGCGAACTACAGGCCCAAATCGCGCTCGGCGGGACGCTGTTGTTCCTGTCGGTCGTGCTGTTCGTCTTCAACATCCTGCTGTCGGCCATCGAGGACCCCATCGAGAACCCGGTGGACGACAGTCTGCCCGCTCCCCTCTCGGGTGCCAGCGGGAGTCCGCGGGTCCTCGACGACCTCCGACTGTGGACCGCCATCGCGGTCGTGCTGGTGATTCTGGCCTACACGCTCCCGCTGGCCAGCATCGTCGGCGACGCCGGGTGGTTCGGAAACGTGCCGGGCGTCCCGGTCTGGGTGTCGGCGAACGTCGAGGCGCTGGGCGACCTTCTCAGGGAGGTGGTGGCATGA
- a CDS encoding DUF7546 family protein, with product MATDTASNPDRALRTPARAARLLVALTVAEAAVLGGYLAVSETEVLSLRYLAYPAIWTNAAVLAVTYAEIPRPTDRRTYAALATGVGYFVLLCAAGGLASAGHGSGLGSVSLLGAMPGWGPLVVVSGGAVHLTLVPFKLVGYAGLATLAYGALARASRGVLGSALGLVTCVSCTGSVLGTLLAGIGGSSVAVSAMLARSYDLSTAVFLLAVGGLWVGLKR from the coding sequence ATGGCCACCGACACCGCCTCGAATCCCGACCGGGCGCTCCGGACCCCGGCGCGGGCCGCCCGCCTCCTCGTCGCGCTCACGGTCGCCGAGGCGGCGGTTCTGGGCGGGTATCTCGCGGTGTCCGAGACCGAGGTCCTGTCGCTCCGGTACCTCGCCTATCCAGCGATTTGGACCAACGCCGCGGTTCTGGCGGTGACCTACGCCGAGATTCCGCGACCCACCGACCGCCGGACCTACGCGGCGCTCGCCACCGGGGTCGGCTACTTCGTCCTTCTCTGCGCCGCGGGCGGACTGGCCTCGGCGGGCCACGGGTCGGGCCTCGGGTCGGTTTCGCTCCTCGGGGCGATGCCCGGATGGGGACCGCTGGTGGTCGTCTCGGGCGGGGCAGTTCACCTCACGCTCGTCCCCTTCAAACTGGTCGGCTACGCCGGACTGGCGACGCTGGCCTACGGGGCACTGGCCCGAGCGAGTCGAGGAGTACTGGGGAGCGCGCTGGGCCTCGTGACCTGCGTGAGTTGCACCGGGTCGGTCCTCGGCACGCTTCTGGCGGGTATCGGGGGGTCCTCGGTGGCCGTCTCGGCGATGTTGGCTCGGTCCTACGACCTTTCGACCGCCGTGTTTCTCCTCGCGGTCGGCGGGCTATGGGTCGGGTTGAAGCGATAG
- the cca gene encoding CCA tRNA nucleotidyltransferase, with translation MTGEDDFEEVVAEVGERIDPDEAERGRMTEAVADLTERADDAIADLPVSGDVIQVGSTARGTWISGDRDIDLFVRFPADVAREELESYGLEVGHAVLPEGREEFAEHPYVTGEYDGFDVDLVPCYRLDSATEIQSAVDRTPFHNQYLDARIDADLAGEVRLLKQFLKGIGAYGSDLRTRGFSGYLTELLVLEYGGFREVIEATADDWHPPVRFDPEDHGTAEFDDPLVVIDPTDPERNVAAVCSAENVARLQHYARELLADPREELFFPESGDLLGPEAVRDEIAVRGTTPIAVRFEAPDVVEDQLYPQLRKSLAGVRDELGRRGFDPLRATAFADDDAVLFVELEVAERPAVERHEGPPVHVRQHAEGFYGKYADDPDCYGPFIDGDRYVVERRREFETAEEFLASEAIFDVALGVHVESALDDGYDVLVGEAVGELAEKFGAELAAFFDPKP, from the coding sequence ATGACCGGCGAGGACGATTTCGAGGAGGTAGTCGCTGAGGTGGGCGAGCGAATCGACCCGGACGAGGCCGAACGCGGCCGGATGACCGAGGCAGTCGCAGACCTGACCGAGCGAGCAGACGACGCCATCGCGGACCTGCCAGTCTCGGGTGACGTGATTCAGGTGGGGAGTACCGCCCGCGGGACGTGGATTAGCGGCGACCGGGACATCGACCTGTTCGTGCGGTTCCCCGCCGACGTGGCGCGCGAGGAGTTGGAGTCCTACGGGTTGGAAGTCGGCCACGCGGTCCTGCCCGAGGGCCGCGAGGAGTTCGCCGAGCATCCCTACGTCACCGGCGAGTACGACGGCTTCGACGTGGACCTCGTGCCCTGTTACCGCCTCGACTCGGCGACCGAGATTCAGTCCGCGGTCGATAGGACGCCCTTCCACAACCAGTACCTCGACGCGCGCATCGACGCCGACCTCGCGGGCGAGGTCCGCCTGCTCAAGCAGTTCCTCAAGGGCATCGGGGCTTACGGGAGCGACCTCCGGACGCGGGGATTCTCGGGGTATCTGACCGAACTCCTCGTGCTGGAGTACGGCGGCTTTCGGGAGGTAATCGAGGCTACTGCGGACGACTGGCACCCGCCGGTCCGGTTCGACCCCGAGGACCACGGGACCGCCGAGTTCGACGACCCGCTCGTGGTCATCGACCCGACCGACCCCGAGCGCAACGTCGCGGCGGTCTGTTCGGCCGAGAACGTCGCGCGCCTTCAGCACTACGCTCGGGAACTGCTGGCCGACCCCCGCGAGGAGCTATTCTTCCCCGAGTCGGGCGACCTCCTCGGTCCCGAGGCGGTCCGCGACGAAATCGCGGTCCGCGGGACCACCCCGATTGCGGTCCGGTTCGAGGCCCCCGACGTGGTGGAAGACCAGTTGTACCCGCAACTCCGGAAGTCGCTGGCCGGGGTTCGGGACGAGTTGGGCCGGCGGGGGTTCGATCCGCTCCGAGCGACCGCGTTCGCAGACGACGACGCGGTGCTATTCGTGGAGTTGGAAGTGGCCGAGCGCCCCGCGGTCGAGCGCCACGAGGGGCCGCCGGTCCACGTCCGCCAGCACGCAGAAGGATTCTACGGCAAGTACGCCGACGACCCGGACTGCTACGGTCCGTTCATCGACGGCGACCGCTACGTCGTGGAGCGCCGACGCGAGTTCGAGACCGCCGAGGAGTTCTTGGCCAGCGAGGCCATCTTCGACGTGGCGCTAGGGGTTCACGTCGAGTCGGCCTTAGACGACGGCTACGACGTGCTGGTCGGCGAGGCGGTCGGCGAGTTGGCCGAGAAGTTCGGCGCAGAGTTGGCCGCGTTCTTCGACCCGAAACCGTAG